One genomic window of Syngnathoides biaculeatus isolate LvHL_M chromosome 13, ASM1980259v1, whole genome shotgun sequence includes the following:
- the LOC133510472 gene encoding uncharacterized protein LOC133510472, whose protein sequence is MTPKITQTHLTPILDTCTHLAQAVVETKIYWTIHFPPIPICNRIKRAWYDTLLGGTGTVLGLANTADNEVTRTMLSNTGEHSARALHQIGVWLPKALVGQKENAKLWKTVFNWDIKLWDEAEKVLQNLTEQSSWTVCSIQTLHAAAQKESFLRIVTSGNYQEWRKVWNISDSLWLTLHPEHTKCNKNKCTGYWTQYNVTTTKVVCKYQVLPVITTSGYWFLHMDGEWFEPKTNKTFKSDLCDLTDQGLACRLQHAYSNPCLTDSEVVLCDWTREPAREMMWQVGPHTLCVATTQNNSQVPSVLFVGCLQDVHIWRWGNMTYRLTNYSESRRLTAVQWEVLRSPWSVSLERFKCALESSTDIQKLIKSHASNISSLMVSTMVVKGEVVHAAKLVSSLVGHLHRNVLHCAYYFLATLDRVNDYLCAYAMQYGNLLLCATHPA, encoded by the coding sequence GACACCTGTACACACCTAGCTCAAGCAGTGGTTGAAACCAAGATATACTGGACAATTCACTTTCCCCCGATTCCGATATGTAATAGAATAAAAAGGGCATGGTATGATACTTTGTTGGGGGGAACGGGAACCGTATTGGGATTGGCAAATACTGCTGATAATGAGGTAACTAGGACCATGCTGTCCAATACTGGAGAACACTCTGCCAGGGCCTTGCATCAAATAGGGGTTTGGCTTCCTAAAGCTCTGgtgggacaaaaagaaaatgcaaaactttggaaaacagtgttTAATTGGGATATCAAATTATGGGACGAAGCAGAGAAAGTGCTTCAGAACTTGACAGAACAGAGTAGCTGGACAGTATGTAGTATTCAAACTCTACACGCTGCGGCTCAAAAGGAGTCGTTTCTAAGGATAGTTACGTCGGGAAATTATCAAGAGTGGCGGAAGGTTTGGAACATTTCTGACTCTTTGTGGTTGACATTACATCCCGAACAcaccaaatgtaacaaaaataaatgtacgggGTATTGGACCCAGTACAACGTGACGACAACAAAGGTGGTTTGTAAATATCAGGTTTTGCCTGTTATAACGACAAGTGGATATTGGTTTTTACACATGGACGGAGAGTGGTTTgaaccaaaaaccaacaaaacctttAAATCAGATTTATGTGATTTAACAGACCAAGGGTTGGCTTGCAGATTACAACATGCGTACTCGAATCCGTGCCTAACCGACTCAGAggttgtactttgtgattggactagggagccagccagagagatgatgtGGCAAGTTGGACCGCATACTCTCTGTGTggctacaacacaaaataactcacaaGTACCTTCGGTTCTTTTTGTAGGATGCCTTCAAGATGTACACATATGGCGCTGGGGAAACATGACGTATCGTTTGACTAACTATTCGGAGTCCCGCAGGTTGACTGCGGTCCAGTGGGAGGTACTACGCTCCCCCTGGTCAGTGTCTCTGGAACgattcaaatgcgcattggagagttctacagacatCCAAAAACTCATCAAGTCACATGCCTCTAACATTTCCAGTCTCATGGTGTCAACTATGGTAGTAAAAGGGGAAGTAGTGCATGCCGCTAAATTAGTCTCATCATTGGTGGGACATCTTCACAGGAATGTCCTCCACTGCGCGTACTACTTTCTTGCCACCCTTGATCgtgttaatgattatttgtgtGCTTACGCTATGCAATATGGGAACTTGCTATTATGTGCGACGCATCCGGCTTGA